The following proteins are co-located in the Spinactinospora alkalitolerans genome:
- a CDS encoding sarcosine oxidase subunit delta, which produces MMLIPCPYCGPREETEFHYGGQAHVAHPADPAALSDTEWGHYLFFRANPKGRFAERWRHSVGCGRWFNAIRDTATHELVRVYEMGEPEPVIE; this is translated from the coding sequence GTGATGCTCATTCCCTGCCCCTACTGCGGGCCGCGCGAGGAGACCGAGTTCCACTACGGCGGGCAGGCGCACGTCGCCCACCCCGCCGACCCCGCCGCGCTGTCCGACACCGAATGGGGCCACTACCTGTTCTTCCGCGCCAACCCCAAGGGCCGCTTCGCCGAGCGGTGGCGGCACAGCGTGGGCTGCGGCAGGTGGTTCAACGCCATCAGGGACACCGCGACCCACGAGCTGGTCCGGGTCTATGAGATGGGCGAGCCGGAACCGGTGATCGAATGA
- a CDS encoding 2Fe-2S iron-sulfur cluster-binding protein → MSEALRLPSGGRIDRGTTLNFHFNGAAYTGRPGDTLASALLANGVHHVADSVRLGRPRGIFAAGAEEPTALVRVEAPTAETMVTATTVELSEGLRARGLNGHGRLEPGAALSDHDAMHAHCDVLVVGAGPAGLAAALTAARTGARVVLADEHPEPGGSLLGTGEPLAADDGSDWVARCRTELESCAEVRLLTRTTVFGHFDDNHLMALQHRAPGPADGGGGARRRVWRIRARRVVLATGAHERSYVFSGNDRPGIMLAAAARRHLHRHAVLAGTRAVVCTTNDSAYAAALDLAAAGVDVAAVADARPAVPAHWRDRCAAAGIEVLPGHAVVSTSGHERITGAHVAALPTGPGGRLGPRRGIHCDLLCVSGGWNPVLQLFAQARGELRYDETLAAFVPGRAPEAVLVAGAANGRFGTADCLAEGARAGEEAARAAGFRPGAPVRLPEAREPAATAPRALWSVPDPGDDPGRHFQFVDLQRDATVADIVRAVRAGMRSVEHVKRYTTIGTAHDQGKTSGVLAIGVVSDVLGRPVGELGAVSFRPPYIPVGFAALAGRDRGHLHAPVRVTAMHDRHVAAGARFEDVGEWKRPWFYPRRGEDMDAAVQRECRAARRGVAMMDVSTLGKIEVQGPDAAAFLDLVYTNLISTLNVGRIRYGLMCTADGMVLDDGTVMRLAEHRFLLTTTTGNAAAVLDWLEEWSQTEWPHLRVRMASVTDHWATVALVGPRARGVLRALAPGLDAANDAFPFMSWREADVAGIGARVCRISFSGELAYEINVPWWSGRRLWDALGAAGAGHGITAYGTETMHVLRAEKGYPVVGQDTDGTVTPHDLGMHWAVSKKKSDFIGRRSFDRADTCRDDRAHFVGLLPADPQELLPEGTQLVADAPPAESPEPALGHVTSSYRSAALGRTFALAMVRAGRDRMGGSVRAVVGDRTVPVTITGTVFYDQEGARRDG, encoded by the coding sequence ATGAGCGAGGCACTCCGGCTGCCCTCCGGCGGCCGCATCGACCGCGGTACGACGCTGAACTTCCACTTCAACGGGGCCGCCTACACCGGGCGTCCCGGCGACACCCTCGCCTCGGCGCTGCTGGCCAACGGCGTGCACCACGTCGCCGACAGCGTGCGGCTGGGCCGTCCGCGCGGGATCTTCGCCGCCGGGGCCGAGGAGCCCACCGCCCTCGTCCGGGTCGAGGCGCCGACCGCCGAGACCATGGTGACCGCCACGACCGTGGAGCTGAGCGAGGGGCTGCGGGCCCGCGGCCTGAACGGGCATGGCCGGCTGGAGCCGGGGGCCGCCCTCTCGGACCACGACGCGATGCACGCCCACTGCGACGTGCTGGTCGTCGGCGCCGGTCCGGCCGGTCTGGCCGCCGCGCTGACCGCGGCCCGCACCGGCGCCAGGGTCGTCCTCGCCGACGAGCACCCCGAGCCGGGCGGCTCCCTGCTCGGCACCGGGGAGCCCCTCGCGGCGGACGACGGGTCCGACTGGGTGGCGCGGTGCCGGACCGAGCTGGAGTCCTGCGCCGAGGTCCGCCTCCTCACCCGCACCACCGTCTTCGGGCACTTCGACGACAACCACCTGATGGCCCTGCAGCACCGCGCCCCCGGCCCCGCCGACGGCGGCGGAGGGGCGCGCCGCCGCGTCTGGCGCATCCGGGCGCGCCGGGTGGTGCTCGCGACCGGCGCGCACGAGCGCTCCTACGTGTTCTCCGGCAACGACCGGCCGGGCATCATGCTCGCCGCGGCGGCCCGCCGCCACCTGCACCGCCACGCCGTGCTCGCCGGCACCCGCGCCGTCGTCTGCACCACCAACGACAGCGCCTACGCCGCCGCGCTGGACCTCGCCGCGGCAGGCGTCGACGTCGCCGCCGTCGCCGACGCCCGGCCCGCCGTCCCCGCGCACTGGCGCGACCGGTGCGCCGCGGCCGGGATCGAGGTCCTGCCCGGCCACGCGGTGGTCAGCACCAGCGGGCACGAGCGCATCACCGGCGCGCACGTCGCCGCGCTGCCGACCGGTCCCGGCGGCCGGCTCGGCCCCAGGCGGGGCATCCACTGCGACCTGCTGTGCGTCTCCGGTGGCTGGAACCCGGTCCTGCAGCTCTTCGCCCAGGCCCGCGGCGAACTGCGCTACGACGAGACCCTGGCGGCCTTCGTCCCGGGCCGCGCGCCCGAGGCGGTGCTGGTGGCCGGTGCGGCCAACGGGCGGTTCGGCACGGCGGACTGCCTGGCCGAGGGTGCGCGGGCCGGCGAGGAGGCCGCGCGGGCCGCGGGCTTCCGGCCCGGCGCGCCCGTCCGGCTCCCCGAGGCCCGGGAACCGGCGGCCACCGCCCCGCGCGCGCTGTGGTCCGTCCCCGACCCGGGGGACGATCCCGGCCGGCACTTCCAGTTCGTCGACCTCCAGCGCGACGCCACCGTCGCCGACATCGTCCGGGCCGTGCGGGCGGGGATGCGCTCGGTCGAGCACGTCAAGCGCTACACCACCATCGGCACCGCCCACGACCAGGGCAAGACCAGCGGCGTGCTCGCCATCGGCGTCGTCTCCGACGTGCTGGGCCGACCCGTCGGCGAGCTCGGCGCCGTGTCGTTCCGGCCGCCCTACATCCCCGTGGGCTTCGCGGCGCTGGCCGGCCGGGACCGCGGCCACCTGCACGCCCCCGTCCGGGTGACGGCCATGCACGATCGGCACGTCGCGGCCGGAGCCCGGTTCGAGGACGTCGGCGAGTGGAAGCGCCCCTGGTTCTACCCCCGGCGGGGAGAGGACATGGACGCCGCGGTCCAGCGCGAGTGCCGCGCGGCCCGGCGGGGCGTCGCGATGATGGACGTGTCCACCCTGGGCAAGATCGAGGTCCAGGGCCCCGACGCGGCCGCCTTCCTCGACCTCGTCTACACCAACCTGATCAGCACCCTGAACGTGGGCCGGATCCGCTACGGCCTGATGTGCACCGCCGACGGCATGGTCCTCGACGACGGCACCGTCATGCGCCTCGCCGAGCACCGCTTCCTCCTCACCACGACCACGGGCAACGCGGCGGCCGTCCTGGACTGGCTGGAGGAGTGGTCCCAGACGGAGTGGCCGCACCTGCGGGTGCGCATGGCCTCGGTGACCGACCACTGGGCCACCGTCGCCCTGGTCGGACCGCGGGCGCGCGGCGTGCTGCGCGCGCTCGCCCCCGGCCTCGACGCCGCCAACGACGCCTTCCCGTTCATGTCCTGGCGCGAGGCCGACGTCGCGGGCATCGGGGCGCGGGTGTGCCGCATCAGCTTCTCCGGCGAACTCGCCTACGAGATCAACGTGCCCTGGTGGTCGGGGCGGCGGCTGTGGGACGCGCTCGGCGCGGCGGGGGCCGGGCACGGCATCACCGCCTACGGGACCGAGACCATGCACGTGCTGCGCGCCGAGAAGGGCTACCCCGTCGTCGGCCAGGACACCGACGGCACCGTGACACCGCACGACCTGGGGATGCACTGGGCCGTCTCCAAGAAGAAGAGCGACTTCATCGGCAGGCGCTCCTTCGACCGCGCCGACACATGCCGCGATGACCGGGCGCACTTCGTCGGGCTGCTGCCCGCCGACCCGCAGGAGCTGCTGCCCGAGGGCACCCAGCTCGTGGCCGACGCGCCCCCGGCCGAGTCGCCGGAGCCCGCGCTGGGCCACGTGACGTCGAGCTACCGCAGCGCGGCGCTCGGCCGGACCTTC